The following DNA comes from Syntrophales bacterium.
TACCCTTTCCCAGAAGGAGATCAATCAGATGCTTATCGAGGAGGCAGGGCATGGTCAGGTCGTGGCAAGGCTCAAGGGGGGGGATCCCTTTATCTTCGGGCGTGGTGGTGAAGAGGCCCAGGTGCTCGCTCGGGTGGGCATCCCTTTTGAAGTGATTCCCGGTGTTACCTCTGCCGTCTCTGTCCCCGCCTATGCGGGCATCCCCCTGACCCATCGCGGCTACACATCTTCCGTAGCCTTTGTGACCGGCCAGCAGGATCCCACTGGAGAAGAAAGAGATATAGATTGGGAGGCCCTATCCCATATCGGGACCCTCGTTTTTCTGATGGGTGTAAAAAATCTGCCCCATATCGTAGCCAATCTGATCAAGCATGGCAAAGATGCCGCTACGCCGGCAGCCCTGATCCGTTGGGGAACAACGGCAGATCAGGAGACCCTTGCCTGTCCCCTTAAGGATATGGTAAAGAAAGCGGAAGAGAGGCATTTTTCACCTCCCGCCATTCTGGTTGTCGGCCAGGTGGTGGGTCTCCGTAAGGACTTGAACTGGTTTGAGAAGAAACCCCTTTTCGGTAAGGGGATCGTGATCACAAGGCCTGAGGCACAGGCCCACGAATTCGCCGCCCTCCTCCGGGAGCAGGGCGCGCGGGTGATCTACTTTCCTATCATCGAGATTGTTCCACCCGAGGACCTCCAGGCTCTGGATCGCGCCATAGAAGGGCTTGAGAAATATCAGTGGATCATCTTCACCAGCGCCAATGGTGTGGACTTCTTCTTTGCCCGCCTGAGGGAACGGGGGAGGGATATCCGGGATTTAAAGGGTATCAGGATATGTGCCATCGGACCGGCAACGGGGGCCAGGATTGAGAGACTCGGTATCCGGGTTGATCTCGTGCCG
Coding sequences within:
- the cobA gene encoding uroporphyrinogen-III C-methyltransferase yields the protein MKKGKVYLIGAGPGDPGLITVRGVRCLQVSDVVIYDHLVGREVLCHAKDTARLIHAGKEGGKHTLSQKEINQMLIEEAGHGQVVARLKGGDPFIFGRGGEEAQVLARVGIPFEVIPGVTSAVSVPAYAGIPLTHRGYTSSVAFVTGQQDPTGEERDIDWEALSHIGTLVFLMGVKNLPHIVANLIKHGKDAATPAALIRWGTTADQETLACPLKDMVKKAEERHFSPPAILVVGQVVGLRKDLNWFEKKPLFGKGIVITRPEAQAHEFAALLREQGARVIYFPIIEIVPPEDLQALDRAIEGLEKYQWIIFTSANGVDFFFARLRERGRDIRDLKGIRICAIGPATGARIERLGIRVDLVPETFISEGIVEAFAGLNVRGQRFLLPRAEKARDVIPRGLAKLGASVEVVITYRTVNSGRKKDELEELIKQGKVDVVTFTSPSTVTNFLEIMGRGGGGGFVLPPKIKIACIGPVTANAVRKAGLSVDILQEQYTIPGLVEALVDYFCKD